The Macrococcoides canis genome has a window encoding:
- a CDS encoding HAD-IIB family hydrolase, which translates to MKSLHFPDNIHALACSDFDETYFAHQYKHQESIIEMESLINALSYKGLLFGIVSASTREMIEACLAEGHYTYYPHFISTNSGTEIYYIQDGTWVLDEDYHAQFVNQQYDKAIILHIEEKLKQQGVNLITQEPFIHAPFSRNYYYPAVDEATDKHNIELIKQQAEVHNYLVNISKCNPLIGDPEDHYDVDFFPISAGKHAVVQYLIKKFKIDYEHTFAFGDSGNDIRMLNAVKHGYLVNNATEEAKSLYQHVTLNQYNKGIHEVLSAHFKE; encoded by the coding sequence ATGAAATCATTACATTTCCCAGATAATATTCATGCACTTGCATGTTCAGATTTTGACGAAACTTATTTTGCGCATCAATATAAACACCAGGAATCGATTATAGAAATGGAATCGCTCATCAATGCATTGTCATATAAAGGATTGCTGTTCGGTATTGTGTCAGCAAGCACGAGAGAAATGATAGAAGCATGTTTAGCCGAAGGGCATTACACATATTATCCGCACTTTATCTCTACAAATTCTGGTACTGAAATTTATTATATACAAGATGGGACTTGGGTGCTGGACGAGGACTATCATGCACAGTTTGTAAATCAACAGTATGACAAAGCTATCATCCTTCATATTGAAGAAAAATTAAAGCAGCAAGGCGTTAATCTAATTACACAAGAACCATTTATCCATGCGCCATTTTCAAGAAATTATTATTACCCCGCAGTAGATGAAGCAACAGATAAGCACAATATAGAATTAATCAAGCAGCAAGCTGAGGTGCATAACTATTTAGTCAATATCAGCAAATGTAACCCATTGATCGGTGATCCTGAAGATCACTATGATGTGGACTTCTTTCCGATTTCTGCTGGAAAGCATGCTGTCGTACAATACTTAATAAAGAAGTTTAAGATTGATTACGAACACACCTTTGCATTCGGCGATAGCGGGAACGATATTCGAATGCTTAATGCCGTAAAACATGGTTATCTTGTAAATAATGCAACTGAAGAAGCGAAAAGTTTATACCAACATGTCACATTAAATCAATATAATAAAGGAATACATGAAGTATTGTCAGCACACTTTAAGGAGTGA
- a CDS encoding GNAT family N-acetyltransferase: MKITQMEDIQKTAKFLYELNQHNEHHVGYIHVTLQSIEEQLHHIKKEDMLLVIDEEEIIAAFGIERINDKEVHVLGPITKQTDEMTLNMIKVMWQDFLITHPELNTYYFSLHEDHRFGQSLMKNLRTQYLGTTYTMMTRENKTTSLVPQVIKYKPVYKKSFTEIMKDMYIDYKPMRDKILNSIGNTHELYLYLNEGIAKGFIWMQINDDDSCNIQFVYTHLQYRQKGIGHELVSFAVDHAFKKHHATSVQLSVKSKREKDIAFYEKLGFKKINEMNHFKYTIE, translated from the coding sequence TTGAAAATCACACAAATGGAAGATATACAAAAAACAGCAAAGTTCTTATATGAACTCAATCAGCATAACGAACATCACGTTGGATATATACATGTCACATTACAAAGTATAGAAGAACAGCTTCACCACATAAAAAAAGAAGATATGCTGCTCGTTATAGACGAAGAAGAAATCATCGCTGCATTCGGTATAGAACGTATTAACGACAAAGAGGTACACGTTCTAGGTCCAATTACGAAACAGACAGATGAAATGACATTGAATATGATCAAAGTGATGTGGCAAGATTTTCTTATAACACATCCTGAACTGAACACATATTATTTCAGCCTGCATGAGGATCATCGTTTTGGACAATCTCTCATGAAAAATTTGCGAACGCAATATCTTGGAACAACGTATACGATGATGACACGCGAAAATAAAACGACATCTCTCGTCCCGCAAGTTATCAAATATAAGCCTGTATACAAAAAGAGCTTTACAGAAATTATGAAAGATATGTATATAGACTATAAACCGATGCGCGATAAAATATTGAATTCTATCGGTAATACTCATGAGCTTTATCTCTATTTGAATGAAGGTATTGCTAAAGGTTTCATCTGGATGCAAATCAACGATGACGATAGCTGCAACATTCAATTTGTCTATACGCATTTACAATACCGTCAAAAAGGCATCGGTCACGAACTTGTATCTTTCGCTGTAGATCATGCGTTCAAAAAGCATCATGCAACGAGTGTACAACTCTCAGTGAAAAGTAAGCGAGAAAAAGATATTGCCTTCTATGAAAAGCTCGGATTCAAAAAAATAAACGAAATGAATCATTTTAAATACACTATAGAATAA
- a CDS encoding GRP family sugar transporter produces the protein MDILIALLPALLWGSVVLINVKVGGSPYEQIMGTVIGAFIIGSITYVIVQPELNTKILLVGMISGAFWALGQGNQLKSVDLIGVSKTMPISTGLQLVGTTLISVIFFNEWKTTTSIVLGVAALTLLIIGVMLTSLKGKEDDQAKGNLKKALPILLISTLGYVTYVVIGQFFGVEGWSALFPQSIGMVLGGLMLALKHHPKKKAVAKNMLPGVLWALGNMAMFYSQPKVGVATSFSFSQMLVVVSTLGGIFLLGEKKTKKQYIGIAVGIVLIIIAAFLLGYAKQ, from the coding sequence ATGGATATATTAATTGCTTTGTTACCCGCATTATTATGGGGAAGTGTCGTATTAATTAATGTTAAAGTAGGCGGGTCCCCTTACGAACAAATTATGGGAACTGTCATTGGGGCTTTTATTATTGGTTCAATTACTTATGTAATTGTTCAGCCAGAATTGAATACGAAGATTCTATTAGTCGGTATGATTTCTGGTGCATTCTGGGCACTTGGGCAGGGGAATCAGCTCAAAAGTGTCGATCTAATTGGTGTGTCTAAGACAATGCCGATTTCAACAGGCTTACAGCTCGTAGGTACAACGTTGATTTCTGTCATATTCTTTAACGAATGGAAGACCACGACTTCAATTGTTCTCGGAGTTGCAGCCTTAACACTCTTAATTATCGGGGTAATGTTAACCTCATTAAAAGGTAAAGAAGATGATCAGGCGAAAGGTAATCTTAAAAAAGCACTCCCTATATTGTTAATCTCTACTTTAGGATATGTCACTTATGTCGTTATCGGTCAATTCTTCGGTGTTGAAGGCTGGAGCGCACTATTCCCTCAGTCAATCGGCATGGTTCTCGGTGGATTAATGCTTGCTCTAAAACATCATCCAAAGAAGAAAGCTGTTGCAAAAAACATGCTGCCTGGTGTGCTGTGGGCTTTAGGTAATATGGCAATGTTCTACTCGCAGCCTAAAGTGGGTGTAGCAACAAGCTTTTCATTCTCACAGATGCTTGTCGTAGTTTCAACACTCGGCGGAATCTTTCTGTTAGGTGAAAAGAAGACAAAGAAACAATATATCGGCATTGCAGTAGGAATTGTATTAATTATCATCGCAGCATTCCTATTAGGATATGCAAAACAATAA
- a CDS encoding AEC family transporter — translation MTQTFIMIIALIFTGYLMKRLNYIKQDEGSVIAKLIFNLTLPSLVIVTLSGVKINPSLIWLPVIMVMYVVIAKLSVIILFLKYNNQIRGSVGMMAGAFNIGLFAYPLVGEMFGAEGLLYFGMFDIGGSIGMFGITYFVGSYFSEGGDTFDIRYLLISLMKSVPLMTYIIMLSLNLLDLHLPEGIIEFFKIIAQANMPLSMLLLGVYLNFKVDTYYLPLAIKYLCFHYGFGLIAGVICYYTLPFNEMFRTTLLIGWLLPIGVAIIPYAIQFKYNTLPLIAMISNLTIVISIIILYLFQMIIL, via the coding sequence GTGACACAGACATTTATAATGATTATCGCTTTAATATTTACAGGATATTTAATGAAGCGTCTTAACTATATAAAACAAGACGAAGGCAGCGTCATCGCTAAACTTATCTTTAATTTAACATTGCCATCATTAGTTATTGTTACTTTAAGTGGCGTCAAGATAAACCCTTCTTTAATATGGTTGCCTGTAATTATGGTGATGTATGTTGTAATTGCTAAACTTAGTGTTATCATTTTGTTTCTGAAGTATAATAATCAGATCAGAGGTTCTGTTGGAATGATGGCTGGGGCATTTAACATTGGTTTATTTGCTTATCCGTTAGTTGGTGAGATGTTCGGTGCAGAAGGCTTATTATATTTTGGAATGTTTGATATCGGTGGTTCTATTGGAATGTTTGGCATCACATATTTTGTAGGGAGTTATTTCAGTGAAGGTGGAGATACGTTTGACATCCGATATTTACTTATAAGTTTAATGAAGAGTGTGCCACTTATGACATATATCATCATGCTCTCTTTAAACCTGCTAGATTTACATCTTCCCGAGGGAATCATTGAGTTCTTTAAAATTATTGCGCAGGCGAATATGCCGCTATCGATGCTACTGCTCGGCGTCTATTTGAATTTTAAAGTGGATACATATTATTTACCATTGGCAATTAAATATTTATGTTTCCATTATGGATTTGGCCTTATTGCCGGAGTAATATGTTATTATACATTACCATTTAATGAAATGTTCAGAACAACACTACTTATTGGATGGCTGCTTCCGATAGGGGTGGCAATTATTCCATATGCAATACAGTTTAAGTATAATACATTACCGCTGATAGCGATGATTTCTAATCTTACAATTGTTATTTCTATTATTATTTTATATCTCTTTCAAATGATAATATTGTAG
- a CDS encoding glucose 1-dehydrogenase has product MYTDLKDKVVVITGASSGIGKAMAEQFGAEGCKVVVHYNSSESDALEIAKTIKKSGGDAITIQADVSKEDEVTALVSEAIKHFGTIDIMINNAGFEKAIPSLEMSAEDFKQVMDINLTGAFVGSREAAKHFTESNKKGVIINMSSVHDVIPWPNYVNYAASKGGLKLMMETLSMEFAPQGIRVNNISPGAIVTEHTKEKFSDPATRKETEKMIPMGFIGKPEHVANVALFLASEQASYITGATLYVDGGMTKYPSFMGGKG; this is encoded by the coding sequence ATGTATACAGATTTAAAAGATAAAGTTGTCGTTATTACTGGAGCTTCGAGTGGTATCGGTAAAGCGATGGCAGAACAGTTTGGCGCGGAAGGCTGTAAAGTTGTAGTGCATTATAATTCAAGCGAAAGTGACGCATTAGAAATTGCTAAAACGATTAAAAAGTCTGGTGGCGATGCGATTACAATTCAAGCGGATGTCTCTAAAGAAGACGAAGTAACTGCACTTGTATCAGAAGCAATTAAACACTTCGGAACGATTGATATTATGATCAATAATGCGGGATTTGAAAAGGCAATCCCTTCGCTTGAAATGTCAGCAGAGGACTTTAAACAGGTCATGGACATTAATTTAACCGGTGCGTTTGTGGGCAGCAGAGAAGCTGCTAAACATTTCACTGAATCAAATAAAAAAGGTGTTATCATTAATATGTCAAGTGTACACGATGTTATTCCATGGCCAAATTATGTTAACTATGCTGCAAGTAAAGGCGGATTAAAGCTGATGATGGAAACGTTAAGCATGGAATTTGCCCCACAAGGCATTAGAGTAAACAACATCTCACCAGGTGCTATTGTTACAGAGCATACGAAAGAAAAATTTTCAGATCCTGCCACACGTAAAGAAACTGAAAAAATGATACCGATGGGCTTTATCGGGAAGCCTGAACATGTTGCGAATGTGGCACTATTTTTAGCAAGTGAACAAGCATCCTATATTACCGGCGCAACGCTCTATGTAGACGGTGGTATGACAAAATATCCTTCATTTATGGGAGGAAAAGGATAA